One region of Danio aesculapii chromosome 7, fDanAes4.1, whole genome shotgun sequence genomic DNA includes:
- the zgc:171424 gene encoding uncharacterized protein zgc:171424: protein MIMRAFYRSLSLLLVFFSVQTIEGGTEVNIAGWGTAIQSTTYMDGLPVNALDGISSSCTHTTIQTLPWWRLDLQKSYSVNRVSITNRLDCCSDRINGAEIRIGDVPSDVFSNPVCAVVSTIPAGLTFSYSCNGMQGRYVFVDINAPSSILTLCAVGVFVIFPDNLATGKNVTQSSTYSSWIPEQAVNFNPGLSDPSTGCSSTNSQTNPWWRLDLGHIYQVSAVVVTNRLDCCPERINGAEIHIGNSLENNGNNNPICAVISSIPAGVSATFVCNNMEGRYVSLFNPGDSKFLTLCEVEVYGQGPCLKQSLVKLKVNAGFSLSEVRLQTQLESALAQRGFSDVTLHWTQLPQQEVMRKKSEQAQCVQTIR from the exons ATGATCATGAGGGCTTTCTACAGGAGTCTGTCTCTCTTACTGG TGTTCTTCTCAGTTCAGACGATTGAAGGCGGAACTGAAG TTAACATAGCAGGATGGGGAACGGCCATCCAGTCGACTACATATATGGACGGGCTTCCTGTAAATGCTCTGGATGGGATAAGCtcctcatgcacacacactacgATACAGACTCTGCCATGGTGGAGATTAGACCTGCAGAAGAGCTACAGCGTGAACAGAGTCTCCATCACTAACAGACTGGACTGCTGCAGCGACAGAATCAACGGAGCTGAGATTCGCATTGGAGATGTTCCTTCAGATGTGTTCAGCAACCCAGT ATGTGCAGTAGTTTCTACTATTCCAGCAGGACTGACGTTCAGCTACTCGTGTAATGGGATGCAGGGACGGTACGTGTTTGTGGATATTAATGCACCTTCAAGCATTCTTACTCTCTGTGCTGTGGGAGTCTTCGTGATTTTTCCAG ATAATTTGGCAACAGGTAAAAACGTGACGCAGTCGTCAACCTACAGCTCCTGGATTCCTGAACAGGCTGTTAATTTCAATCCAGGATTATCAGATCCATCAACAGGGTGTTCCTCAACCAATAGTCAAACTAACCCATGGTGGAGGCTGGATCTGGGTCACATTTACCAAGTTAGTGCAGTAGTGGTCACTAACAGACTAGACTGCTGTCCAGAACGAATAAACGGAGCCGAGATTCACATCGGAAACTCTTTAGAGAACAACGGCAACAATAATCCCAT ATGTGCTGTGATTTCTAGTATTCCAGCTGGAGTTTCTGCCACCTTCGTCTGTAACAATATGGAGGGTCGATATGTGAGTCTGTTCAATCCTGGAGACTCAAAGTTTCTCACTCTGTGTGAAGTGGAGGTCTATGGACAAG gtccTTGTTTGAAGCAGTCCTTGGTGAAGCTGAAGGTCAACGCTGGCTTTAGTCTTTCTGAAGTCCGGCTCCAGACGCAG CTGGAATCTGCTCTGGCACAAAGAGGCTTTTCTGATGTGACGCTGCACTGGACACAACTGCCCCAACAGGAAGTGATGCGGAAGAAATCGGAGCAAG CTCAGTGTGTTCAAACAATAAGATGA